Proteins co-encoded in one Malus domestica chromosome 09, GDT2T_hap1 genomic window:
- the LOC103442512 gene encoding DEAD-box ATP-dependent RNA helicase 42-like — protein sequence MVEGVKHKPRKERESKRISGHRDGEKEENGERRHRGKDRDFKRDGDSSRSARDKLDRDERDCDSSRSTRDKFCDSEDERYEVEKRHRGDRESGSHRRARDKEMGREKDKERGKRERVREKERDRDRKRRVRSDDVDEEEEEDVRESDRKRRRKDDKENAERVRERSNSRSDRHRDGRVESPVKKSDEDDSVRKGTNPISEVVEEDLEDEQRKLDEEMEKRRRRVQEWQELRRKEKQAEGEKHVEGDVDEHKSKKTWTLEGESDDEEETGMDLDGEAYLTDKEDGAVMEVDSENQTAAPALQDDEIDPLDAFMNSTVLPEVEKLANAAEQPVVAGEKGSNNSLGRIIPGEYSDSDYGDIENDDDPLEDEDDDEFTKRVTKTKVDKLSLVDHSKIDYEPFRKNFYIEVKEVSKMTPEDVGAYRKQLELKIHGKDVPKPIKTWHQTGLTNKILEMIKKLDYEKPMPIQAQAVPIIMSGRDCIGIAKTGSGKTLAYVLPMLRHIKDQPPVVAGDGPIGLIMAPTRELVQQIHSVINKFAKTLGLRCVPVYGGSGIAQQIGELKRGAAIVVCTPGRMIDILCTNGGRITNLQRVTYLVVDEADRMFDLGFEPQINRIVQNIRPDHQTLLFSATFPHQVEVLARKVLNKPVHIQVGGKSVVNKDITQFVEVRSENERFVRLLEILGEWYERGKILVFAKAHATCDTVLRDLLRHGYPCLSLHGNKDQTDRESTISDFKSDVCNLLIATSLASRGLDVKGVELVINFDTPDHYEDYVHRVGRTGRAGKKGCAITFISEEDAKYAPDLVKALELSEQAVPDDLKSLADGFMAKIKQGLEQAHGTGYGGSGYKFNEEEDEARKAAKKAQAKEYGFEDDKSDSEDEDDGVRKAGGDISQQAALAQISAIAAASIGGTASVQTPVSTAQLLPNGGLPVSLPSVLGGATLPGTAAVLPGMGLNLVGHEGAARAAAIAAAMNLQHNLAKIQADAMPEHYEAELEINDIPQNARWKVTHKETLGPISELTGAAITIRGQYFPPGKVPGPGDRKLYLFIEGPTEQSVKRGKSELKRKLEEIMNQSLSLPSGAQQRRYQVI from the coding sequence ATGGTAGAGGGGGTCAAACATAAACCTAGGAAGGAGCGAGAATCGAAAAGGATTAGCGGTCATCGAGATGGCGAAAAGGAGGAGAATGGAGAGAGGAGACATCGGGGAAAAGATAGAGATTTTAAGAGAGATGGTGATTCTAGTCGTTCCGCGAGAGACAAgttagatagagatgagagagatTGTGATTCTAGTCGTTCCACGAGAGACAAGTTTTGTGATTCTGAGGACGAGAGGTATGAGGTAGAGAAGCGGCATCGAGGAGATAGGGAGAGCGGTAGTCATAGGAGGGCTAGAGATAAAGAGATGGGGAGGGAGAAAGACAAAGAGAGGGGGAAAAGAGAGAGGGTTAGAGAGAAGGAAAGGGACAGAGATCGAAAGAGAAGGGTGCGGAGTGATGATGTAgatgaagaggaggaggaggatgttAGGGAGAGTGATAGGAAGCGGCGTAGGAAAGATGACAAGGAGAATGCGGAGAGAGTGAGGGAAAGGAGTAACAGCAGGTCAGATAGACATAGGGATGGTCGAGTTGAGAGCCCGGTAAAGAAGAGTGATGAAGATGATTCAGTTAGGAAAGGGACGAATCCGATCTCTGAGGTGGTGGAGGAGGATTTAGAGGATGAGCAGAGGAAATTAGATGAGGAAATGGAAAAGCGGAGGAGGAGAGTTCAGGAGTGGCAGGAGTTAAGAAGAAAGGAGAAACAAGCTGAGGGAGAGAAGCATGTGGAAGGGGATGTTGATGAACACAAGTCTAAAAAGACCTGGACACTTGAGGGAGAATCTGACGATGAAGAAGAGACAGGTATGGACCTTGACGGAGAAGCCTATCTCACTGATAAAGAGGATGGAGCCGTCATGGAGGTTGATTCTGAGAATCAAACAGCTGCACCTGCTTTGCAGGATGATGAAATTGATCCATTAGATGCTTTTATGAATTCTACGGTGCTGCCTGAAGTTGAGAAGCTGGCCAATGCTGCAGAACAACCAGTAGTTGCTGGTGAAAAAGGTTCAAACAATTCTTTGGGCAGAATAATTCCTGGGGAGTATTCTGATTCAGATTATGGGGACATTGAGAATGATGATGATCCCTTAGAAGACGAAGACGATGATGAGTTCACAAAAAGGGTGACAAAGACAAAAGTCGATAAACTTTCTCTAGTGGATCACTCAAAGATAGATTATGAACCATTCAGGAAAAATTTCTACATTGAGGTGAAGGAGGTCTCAAAAATGACCCCAGAAGATGTGGGTGCATACCGAAAACAATTGGAATTGAAGATACATGGTAAGGATGTCCCAAAGCCCATTAAGACCTGGCACCAAACTGGACTTACAAACAAAATCTTGGAAATGATAAAGAAGCTTGACTATGAAAAGCCAATGCCAATTCAGGCTCAGGCAGTGCCTATAATTATGAGTGGACGAGACTGCATTGGCATTGCAAAAACTGGCTCAGGCAAAACCCTTGCATATGTGCTGCCAATGCTGAGGCATATCAAGGACCAGCCACCTGTGGTAGCTGGAGATGGGCCTATTGGCCTTATAATGGCACCAACGAGGGAGCTTGTTCAGCAGATTCACAGTGTTATAAACAAGTTTGCCAAGACACTGGGTCTCAGGTGTGTGCCTGTATATGGAGGTTCTGGTATTGCCCAACAGATTGGGGAGTTGAAGCGGGGTGCTGCAATTGTCGTCTGTACCCCCGGTAGGATGATTGACATACTTTGTACAAATGGAGGGAGGATAACAAATCTGCAGAGAGTAACTTACTTGGTTGTGGATGAAGCTGATCGAATGTTTGACTTGGGTTTTGAACCTCAAATCAATCGAATTGTTCAGAATATTCGGCCAGATCATCAGACTCTATTGTTTTCTGCCACGTTCCCTCACCAGGTTGAAGTCTTAGCACGTAAAGTCTTAAACAAACCTGTGCATATACAGGTTGGTGGTAAGAGTGTTGTAAACAAGGACATTACACAATTTGTTGAAGTGAGGTCCGAAAATGAAAGGTTTGTTAGATTATTAGAGATACTTGGGGAATGGTACGAGAGAGGAAAAATTCTGGTGTTTGCCAAAGCACATGCAACGTGTGACACTGTGCTTAGGGATCTGCTTAGGCATGGATATCCTTGTCTCTCGCTTCATGGGAACAAAGATCAAACAGATCGTGAATCCACCATATCTGATTTTAAGAGCGATGTGTGTAATTTGTTGATTGCAACTAGTCTTGCTTCTAGAGGGTTAGATGTCAAAGGGGTTGAGCTGGTGATCAACTTTGATACTCCAGATCACTACGAGGACTATGTTCACCGTGTTGGTCGTACAGGCCGAGCTGGCAAGAAAGGTTGTGCTATAACGTTCATCTCTGAGGAAGATGCTAAGTATGCCCCAGATCTTGTCAAAGCATTGGAACTCTCTGAGCAAGCTGTTCCAGATGACCTTAAATCTCTTGCTGATGGTTTCATGGCAAAAATAAAGCAGGGACTTGAGCAGGCCCACGGGACTGGTTACGGGGGCAGTGGTTATAAATTtaatgaagaggaagatgaagCAAGGAAAGCAGCAAAGAAAGCACAGGCCAAAGAATATGGTTTTGAAGATGACAAGTCAGATtcagaagatgaagatgatggtGTCAGAAAGGCTGGGGGTGACATTTCACAGCAGGCTGCCCTTGCTCAAATATCAGCTATTGCTGCTGCCTCTATTGGTGGTACGGCTTCAGTTCAGACCCCTGTCTCTACTGCTCAACTGCTTCCTAATGGTGGATTACCTGTTTCTCTTCCCAGTGTCCTTGGTGGTGCAACGTTGCCGGGAACAGCAGCCGTTTTGCCTGGGATGGGTCTGAATCTTGTTGGACATGAAGGGGCAGCTCGAGCAGCAGCAATTGCAGCTGCCATGAATTTGCAGCATAACCTAGCAAAGATTCAAGCTGATGCAATGCCTGAGCACTATGAAGCAGAGTTGGAAATAAATGATATTCCCCAGAATGCTCGATGGAAGGTTACCCACAAGGAAACTTTGGGCCCTATATCAGAGTTGACTGGAGCTGCCATTACTATTAGGGGTCAATATTTCCCACCAGGCAAGGTTCCAGGGCCAGGAGATCGCAAGCTTTACCTGTTTATTGAGGGTCCTACTGAACAATCTGTCAAGAGAGGTAAATCAGAACTAAAACGCAAGTTGGAAGAAATCATGAATCAGTCATTATCACTTCCCAGCGGCGCTCAGCAACGCAGATATCAAGTTATATAA
- the LOC103429157 gene encoding uncharacterized protein: MASTIVPTLLNRKNYDDWSSRIVTYLLAEDLWDIVEGTYDYKDEALWKKDVKALYAIQKSCGDDMYKIIKSKTTAKDAWDALVKTLKPGSDRSSVKKDMRAIDEAYPQTDTRIASDMEAGPTRGPDDDRENFVKCVKSKDWFEAFWLLREHSQLGREKFSFEGTALHQAVQPFSNCRMRRMEGLVESMEKEDLEIKDTFGRTALYLLIREYPERVEVARSMVAKNDKLLTILPYDKKEPLFVEAERQEKGGKMARYLYPLTAKDTIRVTDGAQLISLGFRHQRFDIAWKLIQHYPQLAVSKDNDGDIPLVTLASNRLAFLSGSRLNLWEKMIYYGIWITPLPLINESDHSDKGSLIFSVRMGLLRVWRILQKLLENNRVYEIKLMHKRVSQFLPLMCNTTKDTHVIELLKAALCVAAERGHVEYITHLSEIDESFLSSIKNEKGQSLFQIAAESRHFQVIHADLFLQGQDTYGQVRSDRMRDIVGRRDSYGNNMLHTLASVTPLSKIDHIRGAVLQMQNELRWFKEMESHAYPNDREYLNDDNMTPREVFTDNHKEMGKEAERSMKETATSCTVVGALIVTIMFAAAFTVPGGNDEKTGLPKFITKKVFRAFIVSDAISLFSSTTSVIMFLGILTSRYSEDDFLKSLPTKMIIGLFTLFLSITNMMIVFSCALYIMLDGKLSVLIPNILLASVPVTSFIWMQFPLLVELFNSTFGRAYLLCFKKLVCCIHSMCILFVDFYYDCCC; encoded by the exons ATGGCATCCACTATTGTTCCTACACTTCTTAACCGCAAAAACTATGACGATTGGAGTTCTCGGATTGTGACCTACTTGTTGGCCGAAGATCTTTGGGACATTGTCGAAGGCACCTATGACTATAAAGACGAGGCTTTGTGGAAGAAGGATGTCAAAGCCTTATATGCAATCCAGAAGTCTTGCGGGGATGATatgtataaaattataaagaGCAAAACCACGGCCAAAGACGCATGGGATGCTTTGGTTAAAACATTGAAACCAGGATCTGATCGATCATCAGTTAAAAAAG ATATGAGGGCAATTGATGAAGCGTATCCTCAAACCGATACTAGGATAGCGTCGGATATGGAAGCAGGGCCCACTAGAG GACCTGATGATGACCGTGAAAATTTCGTCAAATGTGTCAAGTCTAAGGATTGGTTTGAGGCGTTCTGGTTACTTCGCGAACATTCCCAACTGGGAAGGGAAAAATTTTCATTTGAAGGTACAGCCCTTCACCAGGCAGTCCAGCCGTTTAGCAACTGCAGAATGCGCCGAATGGAAGGATTGGTGGAGTCAATGGAAAAGGAAGACTTGGAAATAAAAGACACTTTTGGTCGTACAGCTCTTTATTTATTAATAAGAGAGTATCCAGAAAGGGTTGAAGTAGCCAGAAGCATGGTTGCAAAGAATGACAAGTTGCTTACCATTTTACCTTATGATAAAAAAGAGCCTCTATTTGTCGAGGCTGAGAGGCAGGAAAAAGGGGGAAAAATGGCTCGCTATCTCTACCCCCTCACTGCAAAAGACACTATAAGAGTTACTGATGGCGCTCAACTCATTTCTCTCGGTTTTCGTCACCAAAGATTTG ATATTGCGTGGAAGTTGATTCAACATTACCCACAATTGGCCGTGTCTAAAGACAACGATGGGGATATTCCCTTAGTAACATTGGCTAGTAACCGTTTAGCATTCTTAAGCGGAAGCCGGCTCAATTTATGGGAAAAAATGATCTATTACG GTATATGGATAACACCTCTTCCTCTCATTAATGAAAGTGACCATAGTGATAAAGGGAGTCTCATTTTCTCAG TACGAATGGGTTTACTCCGAGTATGGAGGATTCTCCAAAAACTTTTGG AAAACAATCGAGTATATGAGATCAAATTGATGCATAAGCGAGTGAGCCAGTTTCTACCTCTCATGTGTAATACCACAAAAGATACACATGTAATTGAACTCTTGAAGGCAGCATTGTGCGTTGCTGCAGAACGAGGGCATGTGGAGTATATTACTCATTTGAGTGAAATTGATGAGTCATTTCTAAGTAGCATTAAGAACGAAAAAGGTCAGAGCTTGTTCCAAATTGCTGCTGAAAGTCGTCACTTCCAAGTCATCCATGCTGATCTTTTCCTCCAAGGACAAGATACATACGGCCAGGTTCGATCTGATCGAATGCGGGACATAGTGGGGAGGAGAGATTCCTATGGCAATAATATGCTACATACACTAGCAAGTGTTACTCCATTGTCAAAGATTGATCACATTCGAGGTGCAGTTTTGCAAATGCAAAACGAACTACGATGGTTCAAG GAGATGGAGAGCCATGCATATCCCAATGATCGTGAATATCTAAACGATGACAATATGACACCACGAGAAGTATTTACGGACAATCACAAAGAAATGGGGAAAGAGGCAGAAAGGTCAATGAAGGAAACAGCAACTTCTTGTACAGTTGTAGGTGCTCTCATTGTCACTATTATGTTTGCTGCAGCATTCACAGTTCCTGGTGGAAATGATGAAAAGACAGGTCTTCCTAAATTCATAACTAAAAAGGTATTTAGAGCATTTATAGTTTCGGATGCAATCTCACTCTTTTCTTCAACAACTTCGGTTATCATGTTTTTGGGCATTCTCACGTCACGTTATTCTGAAGATGATTTCCTCAAATCGTTGCCCACAAAAATGATAATAGGCCTTTTCACCCTCTTCTTATCTATCACCAACATGATGATTGTCTTTTCTTGTGCCCTTTACATTATGCTTGACGGGAAATTATCGGTTCTTATTCCAAACATTTTGCTTGCTAGTGTTCCAGTTACCTCCTTCATCTGGATGCAATTTCCATTGCTTGTTGAGTTATTCAATTCTACTTTTGGACGGGCATATTTGCTATGTTTTAAGAAACTTGTATGTTGCATCCATAGTATGTGCATACTATTTGTCGATTTTTATTACGATTGTTGTTGTTAA
- the LOC103442511 gene encoding probable carboxylesterase 17: MKFRRNMAAISLDPRLNLQATKNPNQHGVILEEIEGLIRVHKDGYVERPLMIPSVPSTLALPPGVEAKDIVIDKFTNLWARIYVPSHPGNLPVIVYFHGGGFCVGSAAWSCYHEFLAKLASQASCVIISVNYRLAPESRLPAAYDDGFKTLMWVKQKALSESSEQKWWLSKCNLSSLFIGGDSAGANIAYNVTTQVGSRDPSILRPLSLKGTVLIQPFFGGEARTWSEKCATQPPYSALSLSSSDTYWRLSLPLGASRDHPWCNPLVNAGVAKLRDLRLPSMMVCVSELDILKDGNFELCNALSSIGTRVETVLYKGVGHAFQVLHNSQLSYSRTQELISRIKAFMIKQ; the protein is encoded by the coding sequence ATGAAATTTAGAAGAAATATGGCAGCCATATCTCTTGATCCAAGGCTTAACCTCCAAGCAACTAAAAACCCTAACCAACATGGAGTTATACTTGAAGAAATCGAAGGCCTCATCCGAGTTCACAAAGACGGATACGTCGAAAGGCCTCTGATGATCCCAAGTGTCCCCAGCACTCTAGCTCTACCACCTGGTGTCGAGGCCAAAGATATTGTTATTGACAAATTTACCAACTTATGGGCACGCATTTATGTTCCAAGCCACCCGGGAAACCTCCCCGTGATTGTCTACTTCCACGGCGGTGGATTCTGTGTTGGATCTGCTGCTTGGAGCTGTTACCATGAGTTCCTGGCCAAACTTGCTTCACAAGCAAGTTGTGTCATCATCTCTGTGAATTACCGTTTAGCCCCTGAAAGCCGTCTCCCTGCTGCTTATGATGACGGATTCAAAACCCTTATGTGGGTAAAACAAAAAGCTCTGAGTGAGTCTAGTGAGCAAAAATGGTGGTTAAGTAAGTGCAACTTGTCCAGCTTGTTCATAGGCGGTGACAGTGCAGGGGCTAACATAGCCTACAATGTCACCACACAGGTAGGTTCACGTGACCCCTCCATTTTAAGGCCATTAAGTCTCAAAGGCACCGTCTTGATCCAACCCTTTTTTGGAGGAGAGGCTCGAACTTGGTCCGAAAAATGTGCAACTCAGCCACCATACTCCGCCCTAAGTCTGTCAAGTTCAGACACATATTGGCGGCTGTCTCTTCCGTTAGGGGCCAGCAGAGATCATCCGTGGTGCAACCCTCTAGTGAACGCCGGTGTGGCCAAATTACGCGATTTAAGGCTCCCGAGCATGATGGTATGCGTATCAGAATTGGATATATTGAAGGATGGGAATTTTGAGTTGTGCAACGCATTGAGTAGCATTGGGACGAGGGTGGAAACTGTACTGTACAAAGGAGTTGGACATGCATTCCAAGTTCTGCATAACTCTCAGCTATCTTATTCACGGACACAAGAATTGATATCTCGCATCAAGGCCTTCATGATCAAGCAATAA